One part of the Carassius auratus strain Wakin unplaced genomic scaffold, ASM336829v1 scaf_tig00217679, whole genome shotgun sequence genome encodes these proteins:
- the LOC113102069 gene encoding tumor necrosis factor receptor superfamily member 5-like → KASCALAVEHTECKPGQYIKQTGTAFTDTVCAGCTDGTYSNGSLTACLPHSKCETMGLTEMKPGTSSSDAECEKVTSVGLIVGVTIVLVAVVTVAIISAYIIYRKHKASRSKKSGECRTPREATEDDETVSEYLNSSLLTQSNISNMIVIGSTLL, encoded by the exons AAAGCATCCTGTGCATTAGCAGTGGAACACACCGAATGTAAACCTGGACAATATATCAAACAGACAG GAACAGCATTTACTGATACAGTATGTGCAGGCTGCACAGATGGAACTTATTCAAATGGCTCTCTGACGGCCTGCTTACCACATTCAAA ATGTGAGACTATGGGACTTACAGAAATGAAACCAGGAACATcgtcctctgatgctgaatgtgaGAAAGTGACTTCGGTTGGTCTTATAGTTGGAGTCACTATAGTTCTTGTAGCTGTTGTCACTGTGGCTATTATATCAGCATACATCATATACAGAAAACATAAAGCAAGTCGTTCTAAGAAAT CAGGTGAATGTCGCACCCCACGAGAAGCAACTGAGGATGATGAAACAGTAAGTGAATATCTGAACAGTTCTTTATTAACACAGTCAAACATTTCAAATATGATTGTAATAGGAAGCACCTTACTATAA